The sequence CGTAAAGAGAAACTTCCGGTTCGCCTCTATGGCGACGCCGAGCGCCAATCCGCCTAACAAACGAACCTGAAAACCATGAGCAAAGTTCAAACCCATCATTCACAACTTCCCATTCTCCCCATCAGAGATCGGGTTCTTTTTCCATACCTGCATGTGCCCCTGGTGGTGGGACGAAAACGTTCCATTCAGGCGGTTCAAACGGCTTTTTCCGGGGATCGTTTAATATTTGTCACCACCCAGCGAAATTTAAAAGCGACGGAGCCCTCCAGAGAAGACATCTACGAATACGGTACCGTGGCCGAAATTTTGCAAATCATCAATATGCCCGATACCACTCTGCGCGTTCGAGTTTTGGGCCGTCATCGGGCCCGGCTTGTGGATGTGACCTTTGAGAATGGATGTTTGATAGGGGATATCCAAACCATTGATACGCCCTCTCTCGAAAAAGAAAATCCAGTCCATCTTGAGGCATTGCGGCGGTTGTTGGTGAGAAAATTTGATGATTATGTTCGAAAGAATGGTCGAATTCCACTCGAAGTCGTGGCCAATGTCACGAATATGACGTCTCTTGACCAGTTGGCCGATACCGTTTCGGAGGCGCTGCTGATTGGTAACGAGGAAAAACAGGATCTGATTGAAATCATCGAGGTTCCCAAACGCATGGCGCGTCTCGTGGAAATTTTGGATTCTGAAATAGAAATCTTGAATATTGAGAGGAAGATCCAGACCCGCGTTCATCGTCAAATTGAAAAGAACCAAAAAGAGTATTACCTGAATGAACAGATGCGGGCTATTCAAAAAGAACTTAAACAAAAAGACGACAATGGGCGAGATATTGAAGATCTCCGTACAAGAATAAAAGCCCTGAAATTATCTGAAAACCTTGAGGAAATGGCGCTGAAAGAAGTGGGTCGGTTAGAAAAAATGGCGCCTTTTTCTCCAGAGGCCACGGTGATCCGAAATTATTTGGATTGGGTGTTGGCTTTGCCTTGGAACATCGTGACCCAAGATGATACCGATGTTCCTCACGCCCGATCGATCATGAATGAGGATCATTTTGGTTTGGAAAAACCGAAAGAACGGCTTCTTGAATATATGGCCGTTCTTAAATTAACGCAGGAAATCAAAGGGCCCGTTTTGTGTTTTGTCGGACCTCCAGGAGTGGGGAAAACCTCAGTGGCCAAATCTTTGGCCCGGGCGTTGGGGCGTCAATTCGCCCGAATTTCCCTTGGCGGAGTTCACGATGAATCGGATATCCGCGGTCATCGACGCACCTACATAGGATCCATGCCCGGGCGAATTATTCAAACATTGAAGAAAGTCAAAACCAAAAACCCGGTCATCCTTTTGGACGAGATCGATAAGATGGGGTCTGATTGGAGAGGGGACCCGGCGGCGGCATTGCTTGAAGTGTTGGACCCAGAACAAAACAAAACTTTCCTGGACCATTACTTGGATATGGAGTTTGACCTCTCGAAAATTATTTTTATAGCCACGGCCAACTCTCTCTACAGCATTCCGCCAACCCTGCTCGACCGCATGGAGATTCTTCGGTTTTCTTCTTACACGACCGATGAAAAAGTGTCGATTGCCAATCAGTTTTTAATCCCGAAGGCGCTCAAAGAGCACGGGTTGGGAGAGGGATCAGTCAAAATCGATGAAGATGCGCTCCGAAAAATCGTTCATCTCTACACGCGTGAAGCGGGTGTGCGAGACCTGGGACGAAAGATTGCGCAGATTTGCCGAAAAGTGGCTGTCGAATGGGTTCAAAAAAATGCAACAGATAATTCCTTAAAAAACATTGTGATCGGCTTGAACGATCTGCATCACTATTTGGGAGCGGCCGATTATATTCGTGAGAAAATCTCCGTGAACGCGGTGGGAATTTCAACGGGATTGGCATGGACCGATCACGGAGGCGAAACTCTCACCATTGAAGTGACCACCACGCCCGGTCAAGGAAAAGTGATCCTCACCGGAAAGTTGGGGGCGGTGATGCAAGAGTCCGCCCAAACCGCCTTTTCGTTGGTTAAATCTCATGGGGCGAAACTGGGAATTCAACAAAAATCCTTCAACAAAATTGATTTGCATGTGCACGTTCCGGAAGGAGCGGTGCCCAAAGATGGCCCTTCGGCCGGCATCGCCATGGCCACTGCTATTGCATCGGCTCTTTCGGGGGGAGCGGTCAGGAAAGATGTGGCCATGACGGGTGAAGTGACCCTTCGAGGGCGCGTATTGCCTATTGGGGGGTTAAAGGAAAAGGTCATTGCGGCTTTTAGAGAGGGGATTAAGGAGGTTTTGTTCCCGCGAGGCAATGAAAAAGATTTACCGGAGATTCCGGAAAATATTCGAAGTGGATTAAAGTTGATCCCTGTTGATACAATTGACGACGTCCTCAGTCGAGCCTTGCAACCCGCGCCGCTTAAGCCTGTTATGTCCCCACGAAAAGCTTCGCATTTGCCCGGCACCAATTAATTCATGTTGATGACAAATAAAAGGAGAATCAAAAAATTATCATGAAGAAATATTACTTGCTCACCCCTGGTCCCACCCCTGTTCCTCCCCGTGTGGCCGCGAAATCAGCAGAACCCATTTTGCATCACCGGACCAAAGAGTTTCAGGCCATTTTCGCTTCCGTTCAGGAAGGATTGAAATATGTTTTTCGAACCAAAAATGACATTTTGATGATCAATGGGTCCGGAACGGGCGCCATGGAAGCGGCGGTTCAAAATACACTGTCACCCGGAGACGAAGTGGTCGTGGCCTCCGTGGGTTCTTTTGGAGAGCGGTGGATAAAAATTTGTGAAGCGTTCGGAATAAAAGTTCACGCCATTCGAGAGGATTGGGGCAAACCCGTGGTTCCCGAGAAGATTGAGGCGGCTCTCAAGGAAAACTCCAAAATCAAGGCGGTCTTGACCCAGCACACCGAAACGTCCGCTGGAACCGTTAATGATTTGAAAACCATCGCGAAAATCGTGGCAAAAACGCCGGCGATTTTTATTGTGGACGCCATCTCAGGTTTGGGGGGAGAAGAACTTCATCAAGATGAATGGCAACTGGACGTGGTGGTATCAGGTTCACAAAAAGGCCTCATGACCGCTCCTGGATTGGCCATGGCCTCTTTGTCCGAAAAAGCATGGAAGCTTGTAGAAGCATCAAAGTGTCCCAAATTCTACTCTGACTTTAAGACCATTCGAAAATCCATCAAAGAAAACGAAACTCCTTGGACCCCTGCCGTTTCCTTGTTCGCTTCAATGAATGAAGCCATCAAAATGATCCAAGAAGAAACCATTGAGAAGGTTTGGGAGCGTCATCGGAAATTGATGGGGGCCGCCCAAGCGGGAATCCGGGCCCTGGGCTTTCCTCTTTTCTCCACCCGTCCCTGTGCGGTTCTAACATCAGCTAAATTGCCGGAGGGTTTTGATGGAAATCTTCTCATCAAGAAAATGCTCAGCGATCAAGGCGTTTCCATCGCCGGAGGACAAGATCATCTCAAAGGGAAAATTTTCCGATTGGCCCATATGGGTTATATGGACGGTTTTGACATGATTATCGGGCTCTCGGCCCTTGAGACCACATTAAAAGATATGGGATACAAAATCCCTGAGCCAGGCAAGGCGGTTAAAGTCGCCGAAGCTGCATTGGTATAACGGTCATGGTTAAAGTTCTTGTTTCTGATCCCATCGATAAAGAAGGTCTTACTCCTCTTCTAACGAATTCGAAATTCGAAGTCGTTATCAAGCCCGGGATGAAGCCTGAAGAATTGCTTCATGAAATCAGCTCTGCTGATGCGCTTTTGGTTCGTTCTGAAACAAAAGTGACTCCCACCGTTCTTGAGTCGGGCAAACAATTGAAATTGGTGGGACGCGCCGGTGTAGGAGTTGACAATATAGATTTGGCCGCTGCCTCGAAACAGGGCGTGATTGTGATGAATGTGCCGGGTGGAAACACCGTTTCAGCGGCTGAACATACTGTTAGTTTGATGATGGCTTTGGCGCACAATGTTTCGGCCGCCGATGCCAGCATGAAACAATCAAGATGGGACCGAAAGAAATTTATGGGAACCGAGCTTGTCGGTAAAACTCTGGGGTTGGTGGGCTTGGGTCGCGTGGGCCGTGAAGTCGCGTCGCGCGCGATTGGCCTTGAGATGCATGTGGTGGCGCATGACCCGATGGCGGATCCGGAATGGTGCCGTTTGGTGGGAGTGAAATTGTGTTCGGTCGAAGAAGTGATTAAAGAGGCCGATTTTATCTCGGTTCATGTGCCTTTGACGGACGCCACCAAACATATGATCAATGCCGAAACCTTATCAAAAATGAAAAAAGGAGTTCGAATCATCAATTGCGCGCGCGGCGGCGTGATTGACGAACAGGCTTTGCTCCAAGCGCTGAATTCGGGTCAAGTGAAAGGGGCCGCATTGGACGTTTTTGAAGAAGAACCTCCCACTTTTTGGGACATCATCAAGCATCCCAATGTGATTGCGACGCCTCATCTGGGCGCGTCGACTGAAGAAGCGCAGGTGAAAGTGTCTGTTCAATTGGCTGAAGCGGTGGTTGAGTATTTTGAGAAAGGCGTTCCTCGAAATGCGCTTAATTTGCCCGCCGGCCTTCCTCCGGAAGTTAAACCTTATTCCGTCCTTGCGAACCGTTTGGGGCGGTTTATCGCTCAAATTGTCGATGGACCCATCAAGAAAGTGACGATTACGGGCGCGGGGACTTTAAGTCGAATCAACCTGTCTCCGTTAACAGCGGAGGCGGTTGCGGGTATTCTTTCATCCAGAACGTCGGGCGTTTCTTCGGTGAACGCGCTGTCCAAAGCCAAGGATTTTAATTTGGCGATCTCAGAAGTGGCGGTTCCTGATTCAAAGGAGTATACGGGGCTCCTAACGATTGAAATTGAAACCGGACGGACCCGTCGCCGAGTGGCGGGGTCTATTTTCAGAACAGATCAGCCCCATTTGGTTGAAATTGACGATCTCACGTTGGACATCGTTCCTGAAGGAAATATGATTTTGCTCACCAACATTGATCG is a genomic window of Elusimicrobiota bacterium containing:
- a CDS encoding Serine-pyruvate aminotransferase, translated to MKKYYLLTPGPTPVPPRVAAKSAEPILHHRTKEFQAIFASVQEGLKYVFRTKNDILMINGSGTGAMEAAVQNTLSPGDEVVVASVGSFGERWIKICEAFGIKVHAIREDWGKPVVPEKIEAALKENSKIKAVLTQHTETSAGTVNDLKTIAKIVAKTPAIFIVDAISGLGGEELHQDEWQLDVVVSGSQKGLMTAPGLAMASLSEKAWKLVEASKCPKFYSDFKTIRKSIKENETPWTPAVSLFASMNEAIKMIQEETIEKVWERHRKLMGAAQAGIRALGFPLFSTRPCAVLTSAKLPEGFDGNLLIKKMLSDQGVSIAGGQDHLKGKIFRLAHMGYMDGFDMIIGLSALETTLKDMGYKIPEPGKAVKVAEAALV
- the lon1 gene encoding Lon protease 1, whose protein sequence is MSKVQTHHSQLPILPIRDRVLFPYLHVPLVVGRKRSIQAVQTAFSGDRLIFVTTQRNLKATEPSREDIYEYGTVAEILQIINMPDTTLRVRVLGRHRARLVDVTFENGCLIGDIQTIDTPSLEKENPVHLEALRRLLVRKFDDYVRKNGRIPLEVVANVTNMTSLDQLADTVSEALLIGNEEKQDLIEIIEVPKRMARLVEILDSEIEILNIERKIQTRVHRQIEKNQKEYYLNEQMRAIQKELKQKDDNGRDIEDLRTRIKALKLSENLEEMALKEVGRLEKMAPFSPEATVIRNYLDWVLALPWNIVTQDDTDVPHARSIMNEDHFGLEKPKERLLEYMAVLKLTQEIKGPVLCFVGPPGVGKTSVAKSLARALGRQFARISLGGVHDESDIRGHRRTYIGSMPGRIIQTLKKVKTKNPVILLDEIDKMGSDWRGDPAAALLEVLDPEQNKTFLDHYLDMEFDLSKIIFIATANSLYSIPPTLLDRMEILRFSSYTTDEKVSIANQFLIPKALKEHGLGEGSVKIDEDALRKIVHLYTREAGVRDLGRKIAQICRKVAVEWVQKNATDNSLKNIVIGLNDLHHYLGAADYIREKISVNAVGISTGLAWTDHGGETLTIEVTTTPGQGKVILTGKLGAVMQESAQTAFSLVKSHGAKLGIQQKSFNKIDLHVHVPEGAVPKDGPSAGIAMATAIASALSGGAVRKDVAMTGEVTLRGRVLPIGGLKEKVIAAFREGIKEVLFPRGNEKDLPEIPENIRSGLKLIPVDTIDDVLSRALQPAPLKPVMSPRKASHLPGTN
- the pdxB gene encoding Erythronate-4-phosphate dehydrogenase produces the protein MVKVLVSDPIDKEGLTPLLTNSKFEVVIKPGMKPEELLHEISSADALLVRSETKVTPTVLESGKQLKLVGRAGVGVDNIDLAAASKQGVIVMNVPGGNTVSAAEHTVSLMMALAHNVSAADASMKQSRWDRKKFMGTELVGKTLGLVGLGRVGREVASRAIGLEMHVVAHDPMADPEWCRLVGVKLCSVEEVIKEADFISVHVPLTDATKHMINAETLSKMKKGVRIINCARGGVIDEQALLQALNSGQVKGAALDVFEEEPPTFWDIIKHPNVIATPHLGASTEEAQVKVSVQLAEAVVEYFEKGVPRNALNLPAGLPPEVKPYSVLANRLGRFIAQIVDGPIKKVTITGAGTLSRINLSPLTAEAVAGILSSRTSGVSSVNALSKAKDFNLAISEVAVPDSKEYTGLLTIEIETGRTRRRVAGSIFRTDQPHLVEIDDLTLDIVPEGNMILLTNIDRPGVVGFVGTILGASNINIAGYDVGRRSAGGEAVSILTVDEVVPENVLAAIRTNASILDVRMVKV